A single Hippopotamus amphibius kiboko isolate mHipAmp2 chromosome 5, mHipAmp2.hap2, whole genome shotgun sequence DNA region contains:
- the GPIHBP1 gene encoding glycosylphosphatidylinositol-anchored high density lipoprotein-binding protein 1, protein MKALVAVLLALLLCERQGRGQAQEVEDDGGDSGPEGYDDEDDEEEEEANMIAGSRGTVLLQCYACQSLHREENCKQVQSCILPWTCKTIISHWSSEAGPGTTYSGWCADTCQPINRTADGSLMTISCCQSSLCNIPPWQDPQGGGAGRPQGSPATVATTLLLSLRAGLQAMRF, encoded by the exons GGAGAGGGCAGGCACAGGAGGTGGAGGATGACGGCGGGGACTCTGGGCCAGAAGGCTACGATGATGAGGACgacgaggaggaagaggaggccaaCATGATTGCAGGCAGCAGAGGCACAG TGCTGCTGCAGTGCTACGCCTGCCAGTCCCTGCACAGGGAGGAGAACTGCAAGCAGGTGCAGAGCTGCATCCTCCCCTGGACGTGTAAAACCATCATCTCCCACTGGAGTTCTG AGGCAGGTCCCGGGACCACCTACTCGGGGTGGTGCGCAGACACGTGTCAGCCCATCAACAGGACGGCGGATGGATCCCTGATGACCATATCCTGCTGCCAGTCCAGCCTGTGCAACATCCCACCCTGGCAGGACCcccagggaggtggggcaggcCGTCCCCAGGGTAGCCCCGCCACTGTGGCCACCACCCTCCTGCTCAGCCTCCGGGCTGGCCTTCAGGCGATGCGGTTCTGA